A genome region from Primulina eburnea isolate SZY01 chromosome 9, ASM2296580v1, whole genome shotgun sequence includes the following:
- the LOC140841620 gene encoding transcription factor MYB44-like, whose amino-acid sequence MAANIHKTDMDRIKGPWSPEEDDLLQHLVQKHGPRNWSLISKSIVGRSGKSCRLRWCNQLSPQVEHRAFSPEEDRIIIRAHAKFGNKWATIARLLSGRTDNAIKNHWNSTLKRKCDEGGGDNSFSEFEIHQEQPPLKRSVSDGSGLPVYLSPGSPSCSDVSDSSVPVVSGSNLYKPVLIPVGVSTMKLEERSADPPTSLSLSLPGSDSSESTSHKIDLTEAKKNQTPPPAPLLSLAASPAAFAAFTPVAVQMPLQEKVFTPFSGELMAVMQEMIKKEVRNYMMGLEQHQKQIFQHQQQHQHQHYIQQQIQQQVQQMGMCMQQANVNERLRNPSINRVGISRID is encoded by the coding sequence ATGGCAGCAAATATACACAAAACGGATATGGATCGGATCAAGGGTCCCTGGAGCCCCGAAGAAGACGACCTTCTACAGCATCTGGTGCAGAAGCACGGCCCCAGAAATTGGTCCCTTATTAGCAAATCCATCGTCGGGAGGTCGGGGAAGAGCTGCCGCCTCAGGTGGTGTAATCAGCTCTCTCCGCAGGTGGAGCATCGGGCTTTCAGCCCGGAGGAGGATCGGATCATCATTCGGGCCCATGCCAAGTTCGGGAACAAATGGGCCACCATAGCCCGGCTCCTCTCAGGTCGGACCGATAACGCCATCAAGAATCACTGGAACTCGACCCTCAAGCGCAAGTGCGATGAGGGCGGTGGGGATAACAGTTTTTCGGAGTTTGAGATTCACCAGGAGCAGCCACCGTTGAAGAGATCCGTCAGCGACGGGTCAGGTCTACCCGTTTACTTGAGCCCGGGAAGTCCGTCTTGCTCTGACGTCAGCGACTCGTCTGTGCCGGTGGTGTCCGGGTCGAATTTGTATAAACCTGTGTTGATACCCGTCGGCGTCTCGACGATGAAACTCGAAGAGAGATCCGCCGATCCGCCGACGAGTCTGAGCCTCTCCCTTCCAGGGTCTGATTCATCCGAGTCAACTAGTCACAAGATTGACTTGACTGAGGCGAAAAAGAACCAAACTCCACCGCCGGCGCCTCTGCTTTCGTTGGCAGCTTCGCCCGCGGCCTTTGCTGCATTCACTCCTGTGGCGGTTCAGATGccgctgcaggaaaaggtgttCACGCCATTCAGCGGGGAATTGATGGCCGTGATGCAGGAGATGATAAAAAAGGAGGTGAGGAACTATATGATGGGATTGGAGCAGCATCAAAAGCAAATTTTCCAGCATCAACAACAGCACCAGCACCAGCATTACATCCaacagcagattcagcagcAGGTTCAGCAGATGGGGATGTGCATGCAACAAGCCAATGTCAACGAGAGATTAAGGAATCCCTCCATAAATCGCGTTGGAATCAGCAGAATCGATTGA
- the LOC140841621 gene encoding aspartic proteinase oryzasin-1-like, with the protein MLNLPNFSFIFVLMVKRPLDLPKIIAAKRARSEGENRSGTGLEGRQQNLGDSEGDIVSLKNYLDAQYYGEIHIGSPPQKFTVIFDTGSSNLWVPSAKCYFSIACYLHPRYKSGLSKTYKKNGKSCSISYGSGSVSGFLSQDNVEVGDVVVKDQVFIETTREAGLTFLVGKFDGILGLGFQEISVGNIVPVWYNMVDQDLVDEKVFSFCLNRDTDADSGGEIVFGGVDPEHYKGNHTYVPVTEKGYWQFDSGDVLVGNLSTAFCEGGCAAIVDSGTSLLTGPTTVITQINHAIGAEGIVSTECKQLVSEYGEMIWNLLVDGMTC; encoded by the exons atgttaaatttaccTAATTTTTCGTTTATATTTGTTTTAATGGTCAAGAGGCCTTTGGACCTTCCGAAAATCATCGCTGCGAAGCGAGCTAGATCCGAGGGGGAAAATAGATCGGGGACAGGCTTAGAGGGTAGGCAGCAAAATCTTGGTGATTCAGAAGGAGATATAGTGTCTTTAAAGAATTACTTGGATGCTCAATACTATGGGGAGATTCATATTGGGTCACCACCTCAGAAATTTACTGTTATTTTTGATACTGGGAGTTCCAATCTTTGGGTTCCTTCGGCAAAATGCTACTTCTCT attgCCTGCTATTTGCATCCAAGATACAAGTCTGGCTTGTCCAAGACATATAAAAAGAATG GAAAGTCTTGTTCGATTAGCTACGGTTCTGGGTCAGTTTCTGGATTTTTAAGCCAAGATAATGTTGAAGTTGGTGATGTGGTGGTGAAAGATCAA GTTTTTATCGAGACCACGCGAGAAGCAGGCCTTACCTTTTTGGTGGGTAAATTTGATGGGATACTTGGGCTTGgtttccaagaaatttcggttGGCAATATCGTACCAGTCTG GTATAATATGGTGGATCAAGATCTTGTGGATGAGAAGGTATTTTCTTTTTGCCTTAATCGTGACACAGATGCAGACTCTGGAGGTGAGATAGTCTTTGGAGGAGTCGACCCTGAACACTACAAGGGTAACCACACTTATGTACCGGTGACAGAGAAAGGCTACTGGCAG TTTGACTCGGGAGATGTTCTCGTTGGAAACTTGTCGACTG CTTTCTGTGAGGGCGGTTGTGCTGCTATTGTGGATTCTGGGACATCTCTTCTTACCGGTCCAACT ACGGTTATAACGCAAATCAACCACGCCATTGGGGCTGAAGGGATTGTGAGCACGGAATGTAAGCAGCTTGTTTCTGAGTACGGGGAAATGATATGGAATCTTCTTGTAGATGGG atGACATGCTGA